The genome window GCTCCCGAGGGTCCGGGTGGTCCCCCCCCCACGGTGCAGAGTCTTCTGGAGTCGCTCGGCGATTCGGACCCCGACAAGCGCTCCCAGGCCGCCAAGGCCCTCGGGAGCCTGGGGGGCGCGGCGCGGGAGGCCGTCCCCGCCCTGACCGTCGCCCTCAAGGATCACGAGGGCCTGGTGCGGACGGAGGCGGCGCGGGCCCTGGGCCGCATCGGTCCCGAGGCCAGGACCGCGGTCCCCGCGCTGAGCGCCGCCCTCAAGGACCGGGAGCCGCTGGTGGCCCGGGAAGCTGCGGAAGCCTTGAAGAAAATCGGGAGTGCCAGCGGCTCGTTCTGACGGAGAGTCGAGGCCCTCGCCTTGGCGAACCGAATGGCCTGGGGCATCATGGACGGGCGGCCATGTCGAGACCCACGAACGAAGACACGCGTCGGGAGACGGAGCCAGCTGAGGTCGTCCAGCTGCGCCGCGAGCTCGCCGAGGTGCTCTTCCACCTCCCCGATGCCCTGGTGGAGGTGGACCTCGAGACCGGCCACGTCCTGTACCTGAACCGCCTGGCCGAGATGCTCCTCGGCTACGGCGACGAAGACATCCGAGCCGGCCTCCACAGCCGGGTCCTCTTCGAGGAGGAGGGGGAGTACCACAAGGCGACCCGGGTCGTGAACTCCTTCGTGGCCCGCTCGCGGGACACGGGCGCGCCCTATGAGCGCGCGATAGGCCAGGATCTCTACGAGTTCCGCATGTGCCGGAAGGGCGGGGACACCTTCTTCGCCGAGACCCAGACCTCCTTCGTTCTCGACGAGAGGGGCGTGCCTATCCGCATGCGCACGATCCTCCGCGACGTCAGCCCGCGCAAGGAGATGGAACGGCGGCTGGCGGAGTTGAGCGTGCGCGACCCCTTGACCGGCTGCTACAACCGGCGCTACCTGGA of Vicinamibacteria bacterium contains these proteins:
- a CDS encoding diguanylate cyclase; this encodes MSRPTNEDTRRETEPAEVVQLRRELAEVLFHLPDALVEVDLETGHVLYLNRLAEMLLGYGDEDIRAGLHSRVLFEEEGEYHKATRVVNSFVARSRDTGAPYERAIGQDLYEFRMCRKGGDTFFAETQTSFVLDERGVPIRMRTILRDVSPRKEMERRLAELSVRDPLTGCYNRRYLERQQPELERPTARWACLVFDLNDFKAINDTYGHEEGDRVLRSFVHFVSRHHRTDDILVRLGGDEFGLILHADSEKEVQVVSRRILEAAALDSPAGFSMGMAYRRPGEGLEAVLARADRVMYASRGRRLRKGARGPVGSPPGEPGGA